One Rhodoluna sp. KAS3 DNA window includes the following coding sequences:
- a CDS encoding iron ABC transporter permease — protein sequence MIKRSALWAAPLLFVGVLFYWPLTNILQTGFTSEWIETFSEPSSLRAIWFTVWQALVSTLLCLVLGIPGAYLLYRKSFPGHKIIRALVTVPLVLPTIVVAIAFTSFRDLPAIWLIILAHIFINYSITVRTLGGVWATMDVETEEAAAIAGAGRLRTLWSISLPQLKPALVSAGALTFLFCASSYGIVLVLGGGLVQSIETEISVAALQYLDLPKASALAIFQTLLTAMAFIVSDRITKGTVGIEQVDEGGNKPRVDKRDWLAVVVTGAIIVGLIGWPIAQVIAKSFSFDGVLSMQNFENLSTRGERDLLNITVLDAAVNSLRNAAIATVISVALGTLVTYLLSRPAVTKIAKLSNRTLDALFLLPMGVSSVVLGFGYLVTFGGGPLPLRSSWLVVPLVQALMALPLVIRLVYPALLSIGSEHREAAETEGASAGQIWWQIEAPMIRGVLATATGYAAVVSIGEFGAASLLAYGNQATLPTILYSLISRPGAVNYGMAMAVCAILIALTLLLVFLVSVRGSNQTQRQP from the coding sequence ATGATCAAAAGGTCAGCACTGTGGGCAGCGCCCCTACTCTTTGTGGGGGTGCTGTTCTACTGGCCGCTGACCAACATTTTGCAAACCGGATTCACCAGCGAGTGGATTGAAACTTTTTCTGAACCCAGCAGCCTGCGGGCCATTTGGTTCACGGTTTGGCAGGCGCTAGTTTCAACACTGCTTTGCCTGGTCCTTGGAATTCCAGGCGCCTACCTGCTGTATCGAAAGTCATTTCCGGGTCACAAAATAATCCGTGCCCTAGTGACAGTGCCCCTGGTGCTGCCGACCATTGTGGTTGCTATTGCATTCACCAGCTTCAGAGACCTACCGGCAATTTGGCTGATCATTTTGGCCCACATATTCATCAACTACTCGATCACGGTCAGAACTCTCGGTGGCGTTTGGGCAACTATGGATGTCGAGACCGAGGAGGCAGCGGCAATCGCGGGTGCCGGCCGCCTGCGCACACTGTGGTCAATCTCACTTCCACAACTTAAACCGGCCCTTGTCTCGGCAGGTGCTCTGACATTTTTGTTCTGTGCTTCAAGCTACGGAATTGTTTTGGTGCTCGGCGGCGGCCTGGTTCAGTCGATTGAAACTGAAATTAGCGTTGCCGCACTTCAGTACCTTGACCTTCCAAAGGCATCCGCTCTGGCCATATTTCAAACCCTGCTAACTGCGATGGCCTTCATCGTCAGCGACCGAATCACAAAGGGAACAGTCGGCATTGAGCAGGTGGACGAAGGCGGAAACAAGCCGAGAGTAGACAAGCGTGATTGGTTGGCCGTGGTTGTGACCGGCGCAATTATCGTGGGATTGATTGGCTGGCCGATTGCTCAGGTGATTGCCAAATCGTTCAGCTTTGACGGCGTTTTGAGTATGCAAAATTTTGAGAATTTGAGTACCCGCGGTGAGCGCGATCTGCTCAACATCACTGTGCTGGACGCAGCAGTCAACAGCCTGCGAAATGCCGCAATTGCAACAGTTATTTCGGTTGCTCTGGGCACTCTGGTTACCTACCTGCTGTCTAGACCAGCCGTCACAAAAATTGCCAAACTCTCAAACCGCACGCTCGATGCCCTGTTCCTGCTTCCGATGGGAGTCTCGTCGGTGGTGCTCGGGTTTGGTTATCTGGTTACCTTTGGCGGCGGACCCCTGCCGCTTCGTTCCAGCTGGCTGGTTGTACCACTGGTTCAAGCACTAATGGCTCTACCCTTGGTGATTCGCCTGGTTTACCCAGCGCTGCTTTCAATCGGATCGGAGCATCGCGAAGCGGCCGAAACCGAGGGCGCCTCGGCCGGGCAAATCTGGTGGCAAATTGAAGCACCGATGATTCGCGGGGTTTTGGCAACGGCAACCGGATACGCGGCTGTGGTTTCTATCGGTGAATTTGGCGCTGCATCACTGCTGGCATATGGAAACCAGGCAACCCTGCCGACAATTCTCTACTCACTAATTTCGCGCCCAGGTGCTGTGAATTACGGAATGGCTATGGCGGTCTGTGCCATTTTGATTGCGCTTACTTTGCTGCTGGTTTTTTTGGTGAGCGTGCGCGGATCAAATCAAACTCAACGCCAGCCTTAG
- a CDS encoding transglutaminase family protein codes for MSRYRIVHTTGFKYQGEVVASYNEARLLPIRDEAQLVFSAKLQIHPDGAAHEYLDYFKTRAVMFEVLEPHTELNITATSVVELRPTVEPIPGLNWSDLAMEIVSSLELTDAVGQTKRTQPANDLVKFAKKLAGAHNPHETALAICHKVFQDMTYMHGVTGVHSIASDAWSEKIGVCQDFAHITLGAMRAVGIPARYVSGYLHPSTDPKIGEKVVGESHAWVEWWAGSWFAFDPTNDIDVNTRHVVVGRGRDYDDVPPLRGVFAGPFNSELFVSVEITKEA; via the coding sequence TTGAGTCGCTATCGCATTGTTCACACCACCGGCTTTAAGTACCAGGGTGAAGTCGTGGCTTCATATAATGAGGCCCGTTTGCTGCCCATCCGTGATGAAGCCCAGTTGGTTTTTAGCGCCAAGCTGCAAATTCACCCCGATGGTGCCGCGCACGAATACCTGGACTATTTCAAAACCCGTGCGGTGATGTTTGAGGTGCTCGAGCCACACACCGAGTTGAATATCACCGCCACCTCGGTGGTCGAGCTTCGCCCAACCGTAGAACCAATTCCCGGACTCAATTGGTCAGACCTCGCCATGGAAATTGTTAGTTCGCTCGAGCTAACCGATGCTGTTGGCCAAACCAAACGCACTCAGCCGGCCAATGATCTGGTGAAGTTTGCCAAGAAACTGGCTGGTGCTCACAACCCCCACGAGACTGCCCTGGCCATTTGCCACAAGGTGTTTCAAGATATGACCTACATGCACGGTGTCACCGGGGTGCACTCAATTGCCAGTGATGCCTGGTCAGAAAAAATCGGTGTTTGCCAAGATTTTGCTCACATCACCTTGGGGGCGATGCGAGCAGTGGGTATTCCGGCTAGATACGTAAGTGGTTATCTGCACCCGTCCACCGATCCAAAAATCGGCGAGAAGGTAGTGGGTGAGTCGCACGCCTGGGTTGAGTGGTGGGCCGGGTCATGGTTTGCCTTCGACCCAACCAATGACATCGATGTAAATACTCGGCACGTGGTGGTTGGGCGCGGTCGTGATTACGACGATGTTCCGCCTTTGCGCGGAGTTTTTGCCGGGCCGTTCAACTCAGAGTTGTTCGTTAGCGTGGAGATCACCAAAGAGGCGTAA
- a CDS encoding ferredoxin reductase family protein, with translation MFKDLQLVKPNGKVRLGVRKYLRLKRAQDIIEGIAWASVVAVIVMFLAAGGLKDITDVPSALKAISRLTSLIGTDLLLIHMLLVARVPWIDKFYGHDKATLAHKRLGKPVLYFIVAHFLASLIGMAITDGRTLIAELTYLITDVPDMLTASLALALMILVVVTSLNFARRKMSYEAWYIVHVMSYASVLLAVPHIFTSGTDIAGKPVQTIFWVTLYLFVAVNLIWYRVLAPIIRGLKMNLRVQAVVAESSDATSLYITGKNIEQLGGQAGQFYMLRLLTPKQWWRPHPFSISAAPNNQFMRFTIGNRGDDTAALQKLKPGTRVMVEGPYGVFTEERRTKEKVVLIASGIGIPPVRALAESMAARPGDITIIYRVRSEEDAALLEEVRVIARRRGFQLHVLTGPRGKDGSWMNHDTDGLPDQARLTVMAPWVSDSDVYVCGPEAWTKIVRKSVIRSGTPEENIHAEEYSW, from the coding sequence ATGTTCAAAGACCTGCAGCTCGTGAAACCCAACGGTAAAGTCCGTTTGGGTGTGCGCAAGTACTTGCGCCTCAAGCGTGCCCAAGACATCATCGAGGGTATTGCCTGGGCCAGCGTTGTTGCGGTCATTGTTATGTTTTTGGCAGCCGGTGGCCTGAAAGACATCACCGATGTTCCCTCAGCACTCAAGGCAATTAGCCGCCTAACTTCACTTATCGGCACCGACCTGCTTTTGATTCACATGTTGTTGGTGGCACGAGTGCCTTGGATCGACAAGTTTTACGGACACGACAAAGCAACCCTGGCTCACAAGCGTTTGGGCAAGCCGGTTCTGTACTTCATCGTGGCCCACTTTTTGGCATCTCTGATTGGCATGGCAATCACCGATGGGCGCACACTAATTGCCGAGTTGACCTACCTAATTACCGACGTGCCAGACATGCTTACCGCAAGCTTGGCCTTGGCTCTGATGATCTTGGTGGTCGTTACTTCGCTCAATTTTGCACGCCGAAAGATGAGCTACGAAGCCTGGTACATCGTTCACGTGATGTCTTACGCGTCAGTTCTATTGGCGGTGCCACACATCTTTACCTCCGGCACCGACATCGCCGGCAAACCGGTTCAAACCATTTTTTGGGTAACCCTGTACCTATTCGTGGCAGTGAACCTAATCTGGTACCGCGTGCTCGCACCGATTATCCGTGGCTTGAAAATGAACCTTAGAGTTCAGGCTGTAGTGGCCGAGTCGAGTGACGCAACCTCTTTGTACATCACCGGCAAAAACATCGAGCAGCTCGGTGGGCAAGCCGGCCAGTTTTACATGCTGCGTTTGCTGACCCCAAAACAGTGGTGGAGGCCTCACCCATTCTCAATCTCAGCGGCACCTAACAACCAGTTCATGCGCTTCACCATCGGCAACCGAGGTGACGACACCGCTGCGCTGCAGAAGCTAAAGCCTGGCACCCGCGTGATGGTCGAAGGCCCATACGGAGTGTTTACCGAAGAACGCCGCACCAAAGAAAAGGTGGTTTTGATTGCCTCTGGAATTGGTATTCCACCGGTTCGCGCGCTTGCCGAATCGATGGCTGCCCGCCCGGGTGACATCACCATAATTTATCGAGTGCGCAGCGAAGAAGATGCCGCGCTGCTTGAAGAGGTGCGGGTAATTGCACGACGTCGCGGCTTTCAGTTGCACGTGCTTACCGGCCCACGCGGCAAAGATGGCTCTTGGATGAACCACGACACCGATGGTCTTCCGGATCAAGCCCGCCTAACCGTCATGGCACCTTGGGTCTCAGATTCTGACGTCTATGTTTGTGGCCCTGAGGCTTGGACCAAGATTGTAAGAAAGTCCGTTATTCGCTCCGGCACCCCAGAAGAGAATATTCACGCAGAGGAGTACTCCTGGTGA
- a CDS encoding alpha/beta hydrolase, with the protein MTELPIVRSFKDAQGIEITFYEWPVANPKASVQIVHGLGEHARRYDHVAAALNREGYSVYADDHRGHGQTGLRMTAEGITKKQGNLGPGGMAAVFAGVRQLSHIIVGENPEEPLVLFGHSWGSLIAQRIFNNYSDEYDALILSGSTLAVPGILPSSGFNKKWDSTPNKTGYEWLSRDPEIGRAFLADPKNFPESALQVFGVPNTLQLLGVPSKNIDSHVPILLIAGSDDPLGGERGNKLLLNAYRRAGVKDIEAIIYHDGRHEMVNETNKAGVLADIVAWINDRMLPTEHLDEV; encoded by the coding sequence ATGACTGAATTGCCAATCGTACGCAGCTTCAAAGACGCCCAGGGTATCGAGATCACTTTTTATGAGTGGCCGGTAGCAAACCCAAAGGCATCGGTGCAAATAGTGCACGGATTAGGTGAGCACGCCCGCCGCTATGACCACGTGGCCGCTGCTCTGAATCGTGAGGGCTACAGCGTTTATGCTGACGACCACCGCGGTCACGGTCAGACTGGGCTGCGAATGACGGCCGAGGGAATTACAAAAAAGCAGGGCAACCTAGGCCCGGGCGGCATGGCGGCGGTCTTTGCTGGTGTTCGTCAGCTCAGCCACATCATCGTTGGTGAGAACCCAGAAGAACCTCTTGTTTTGTTTGGCCACAGTTGGGGTTCACTGATTGCCCAGCGCATTTTCAATAATTACAGCGATGAATATGACGCCCTAATTCTTAGCGGATCCACCCTTGCGGTTCCGGGAATCTTGCCAAGCTCAGGTTTCAACAAGAAGTGGGATTCCACTCCAAATAAAACCGGCTACGAGTGGTTGAGTCGCGACCCTGAGATTGGTCGGGCATTCTTGGCCGATCCAAAGAATTTCCCAGAGAGCGCCCTTCAGGTCTTTGGGGTTCCAAACACTTTGCAGTTGCTGGGTGTACCGAGCAAAAACATCGATAGCCATGTTCCGATTCTGCTCATCGCCGGCTCAGATGATCCGCTTGGTGGCGAACGAGGCAACAAGCTTTTGCTGAATGCTTATCGCCGAGCAGGGGTCAAGGACATCGAGGCAATTATTTACCACGATGGCCGCCACGAGATGGTGAACGAGACCAATAAGGCCGGGGTGCTAGCCGACATCGTTGCTTGGATCAACGACCGGATGTTGCCGACCGAGCACCTCGACGAGGTCTAA
- a CDS encoding FAD:protein FMN transferase, giving the protein MTTFDHTEICMGTAFRFAGRTELPEAQVAALLAEACRVLHRADATFSTYKPESPISRLARGETNLASLPPVVAEIWDACDHWEKVTNGWFSAMTPQNTFDPSGLVKTWAAAEAAAVLVTAGIDDFTMNAGGDVWLADGLTEARDWRIGVSKPVSIASPEAGVLTVIDLANTDYRALATSGSAERGEHIWNPKASGKAPARELLQVSVVAKDLVTADIWATAAFAEGPRAIADLNKVDGIEAIFILPDGELAATDGFVALLASGEN; this is encoded by the coding sequence ATGACCACCTTTGACCACACCGAAATCTGCATGGGCACTGCCTTCAGATTTGCGGGACGAACTGAGTTGCCAGAGGCCCAAGTGGCAGCATTATTGGCCGAGGCCTGCCGAGTCTTGCACCGGGCCGATGCAACTTTCAGTACCTATAAACCAGAATCACCAATCAGTCGTCTGGCACGAGGTGAGACCAACCTGGCCTCACTGCCACCGGTGGTTGCCGAAATTTGGGACGCCTGTGATCACTGGGAAAAGGTGACCAACGGCTGGTTCAGTGCCATGACTCCACAAAATACTTTTGACCCATCCGGGTTGGTAAAAACCTGGGCCGCTGCCGAAGCAGCAGCTGTGCTGGTAACCGCCGGAATCGATGACTTTACGATGAACGCCGGCGGAGACGTTTGGTTGGCCGATGGGCTTACCGAGGCGCGCGACTGGCGAATCGGTGTTTCAAAACCGGTGTCAATTGCCAGCCCAGAGGCTGGGGTGCTAACCGTGATTGACCTGGCCAACACCGATTATCGTGCGCTGGCAACTAGCGGCTCTGCCGAACGCGGCGAGCACATCTGGAACCCAAAGGCTTCGGGCAAAGCACCGGCACGCGAGTTGTTGCAGGTAAGCGTGGTGGCAAAAGATTTAGTCACCGCAGATATTTGGGCAACCGCCGCATTTGCCGAAGGGCCTAGAGCCATTGCCGACCTCAACAAAGTCGACGGCATTGAAGCGATCTTTATTTTGCCTGATGGCGAATTGGCTGCCACCGATGGATTTGTGGCCCTGTTGGCCAGCGGTGAAAACTAA
- a CDS encoding FMN-binding protein produces the protein MRTATKSTLGLVSLGLFAASYQIGLTAETGFTFAEPSATESTNPDGAASSQIMAEPTPTASTASVTKTGDVIDVGKGYGFVQVEVVKKGDVITTIKLLRAESSDGRDKAFPSLVAAAIKANGSNFGNISNATYTTNAFKKAVESALAKF, from the coding sequence GTGAGAACCGCAACGAAATCAACGCTTGGCTTGGTGAGCCTTGGCCTATTTGCAGCCAGCTATCAAATTGGCCTAACTGCCGAGACCGGCTTTACCTTTGCTGAACCTAGCGCGACCGAATCAACCAACCCTGATGGCGCGGCCTCAAGTCAGATCATGGCCGAGCCAACCCCTACGGCCAGCACAGCATCGGTGACCAAAACCGGCGATGTCATTGACGTGGGTAAGGGTTACGGATTTGTTCAGGTTGAGGTGGTTAAAAAGGGTGATGTGATCACCACGATCAAACTGCTTCGGGCTGAGTCATCAGATGGTCGCGACAAGGCTTTCCCGAGTTTGGTAGCCGCAGCCATCAAGGCAAATGGCAGCAACTTTGGCAACATCTCAAATGCCACCTACACAACAAACGCCTTCAAAAAAGCAGTGGAGTCAGCGCTTGCTAAATTCTGA
- a CDS encoding site-specific DNA-methyltransferase gives MPDESVQLIYIDPPFNTGRTQSRGGNSTRRSETGSRVGFKGQRYEIVRSTVLSYDDEFADYWGFLEPRLEEAWRLLNETGTLYLHLDYRESHYAKVLLDALFGRESFLNEIIWAYDYGAKSTKRWPAKHDTILVYVKDPAQYFFNSAEVDREPYMAPGLVTPEKAELGKLPTDVWWHTIVSPTGKEKTGYPTQKPLGILRRVIQASSKPGDVVLDFFAGSGTTGAAAASLDRNFILVDQNPESIEVITQRMAKAGVEFDLIRARSPKKPAAK, from the coding sequence ATGCCCGACGAATCGGTACAGCTTATTTACATCGATCCGCCTTTCAACACCGGCCGCACTCAATCCCGCGGCGGCAACTCCACCCGCCGAAGTGAGACCGGCAGTCGAGTTGGTTTCAAGGGTCAGCGCTACGAAATTGTTCGGTCAACCGTGCTGTCTTATGACGATGAATTTGCCGATTACTGGGGCTTTCTTGAACCCCGATTAGAAGAGGCTTGGCGCCTGCTGAATGAGACCGGCACTCTCTATTTGCACTTGGATTACCGAGAGTCGCACTACGCCAAAGTTTTGCTCGATGCCCTGTTTGGCAGAGAGTCATTTCTGAACGAGATCATCTGGGCCTACGACTATGGCGCAAAGTCAACCAAGCGTTGGCCTGCCAAGCACGACACCATCTTGGTTTATGTCAAAGACCCAGCCCAGTACTTTTTTAATTCAGCTGAGGTTGACCGCGAGCCATACATGGCACCCGGGCTAGTCACCCCCGAAAAGGCTGAACTTGGCAAACTGCCCACCGATGTCTGGTGGCACACCATTGTGTCGCCGACCGGTAAAGAAAAGACTGGTTACCCAACGCAAAAGCCATTGGGTATCTTGCGTCGCGTAATTCAGGCATCGTCAAAACCGGGCGATGTTGTTCTGGACTTTTTTGCTGGCTCGGGAACCACCGGTGCCGCCGCAGCATCGCTAGACCGAAACTTTATTTTGGTTGATCAAAACCCCGAGAGTATTGAGGTCATAACTCAGCGAATGGCTAAGGCTGGCGTTGAGTTTGATTTGATCCGCGCACGCTCACCAAAAAAACCAGCAGCAAAGTAA
- a CDS encoding GNAT family N-acetyltransferase — MSAEALNPEVIHNTELHRYEIWLEGNKVGHADYSMMPGEIHFVHTEVDPAQQGKNLAAILMREAIADVRAAGKAKIVPVCSYVVRYMERHPETQDLLLNPIEEAAAACRLPNVAKASEKLGLKKPE, encoded by the coding sequence ATGAGCGCTGAAGCATTGAACCCAGAGGTTATTCACAACACCGAGTTGCACCGCTACGAGATTTGGCTCGAGGGCAACAAAGTGGGTCATGCCGACTACAGCATGATGCCGGGAGAGATTCACTTTGTGCACACCGAGGTTGACCCGGCACAGCAGGGCAAGAATCTTGCAGCAATTTTGATGCGCGAGGCAATTGCCGATGTTCGTGCTGCGGGCAAGGCAAAGATTGTTCCGGTTTGCTCTTACGTGGTGCGATACATGGAGCGCCACCCTGAGACCCAAGACCTACTGCTCAACCCAATCGAAGAAGCAGCCGCGGCCTGCCGCCTGCCGAATGTGGCAAAGGCCAGCGAAAAGCTTGGACTCAAGAAGCCCGAGTAA
- a CDS encoding FMN-binding protein, with translation MLNSDQPLLAVPPKRNWAGGLVAFIAVSIGGGFGINAILNPPLASGSADGTTTTQTVTGDAITYRYGEVQLEITATDGQIESINEVVATATDGYDAVFPVLNAAALKAQSADFGNASGATFSTNAYQEALASALSKLQ, from the coding sequence TTGCTAAATTCTGATCAACCACTTTTGGCAGTGCCGCCGAAGCGCAACTGGGCCGGTGGTCTGGTCGCGTTTATCGCCGTGAGCATCGGTGGCGGGTTTGGCATAAATGCCATTTTGAACCCTCCTTTGGCCAGCGGGTCAGCCGATGGCACCACCACTACGCAGACTGTTACCGGCGATGCCATTACCTACCGATACGGTGAAGTTCAGTTAGAAATTACGGCCACCGATGGTCAGATCGAAAGCATTAACGAGGTTGTCGCCACCGCTACCGATGGTTATGACGCAGTTTTTCCGGTGCTGAACGCAGCGGCGCTAAAAGCCCAAAGTGCTGATTTCGGAAACGCCTCTGGCGCAACCTTTAGCACTAATGCCTACCAAGAGGCGCTGGCCAGCGCGCTATCGAAGCTGCAGTGA
- a CDS encoding alpha-E domain-containing protein, translating to MLSRIAESLFWIGRYVERADGTARLLDVHLQLLLEDPWVDEDTACRSLLKVIGANAEYPHQLTRQDLLNILSVDRGESSSIASSLTAARENARRVREIVSTELWECLNTTRSRMPRKVSIDRAHDFFGWVRERTALAVGIVESSTSRDEAWTFFTLGRSLERVDMTARLLATSELTEASGPSWTTILRSCGAYEAYLRTYRGVPSATNAAEFLLLDRIFPRSVAFALARAEKCLGDLAPSADRVGVSDVALRQVGQLRNNLEYRSAPDILANLTQEMLELQRGVGEISESIRSRYFPVNVMPTWNGEVS from the coding sequence ATGCTTAGTCGAATCGCAGAATCACTATTTTGGATCGGTCGCTACGTAGAGCGCGCCGATGGCACCGCACGCCTACTTGATGTGCACCTACAGCTTTTGCTCGAAGACCCTTGGGTAGATGAAGACACCGCCTGCCGTTCGCTACTCAAAGTTATCGGGGCAAATGCCGAATACCCGCATCAGCTGACGCGCCAGGATCTGCTGAATATTCTGTCGGTCGATCGGGGTGAAAGCAGCTCAATTGCGTCTTCACTAACCGCAGCCCGCGAGAATGCTCGACGGGTGCGCGAGATTGTTTCTACCGAACTCTGGGAGTGCCTCAACACCACTCGATCAAGAATGCCCCGCAAGGTTTCTATCGACCGCGCGCACGACTTTTTTGGTTGGGTTCGTGAGCGTACTGCGCTCGCCGTAGGCATCGTCGAAAGCTCGACCTCGCGCGATGAGGCCTGGACTTTCTTTACCCTTGGCCGCTCACTTGAGCGCGTTGACATGACCGCCCGCCTGCTGGCTACCTCAGAACTTACTGAGGCTAGCGGTCCATCTTGGACCACTATTCTCCGCAGCTGCGGTGCCTATGAGGCATACCTGCGAACTTATCGCGGTGTCCCGTCGGCCACCAATGCCGCTGAGTTTCTGTTGCTTGACCGCATCTTTCCGCGCTCGGTTGCGTTTGCGCTGGCCCGCGCTGAAAAGTGTTTGGGAGACTTGGCCCCTAGCGCGGACCGCGTTGGCGTGAGTGACGTTGCTTTGCGTCAGGTTGGCCAGCTCAGAAACAACCTCGAGTACCGTTCAGCGCCAGACATCCTGGCAAACCTCACTCAAGAGATGCTCGAACTACAGCGCGGGGTTGGCGAAATTTCTGAGTCAATCCGGTCACGTTACTTTCCGGTCAACGTGATGCCAACCTGGAACGGAGAGGTATCTTGA
- a CDS encoding circularly permuted type 2 ATP-grasp protein yields MGDLFEKYPVAVQTDSGDGRAGKLPAFDEMFASAGQVRPSYKKIHETLASMTQDELRGRTNALADSYLAQGVTFDFAGEERPFPLDAVPRVIEKNEWNSLESGIKQRVKVLEAFLADIYGSQNAIRDGVIPAALVASSAHYHRAAHGIDPANGVRIQVSGIDLVRDEYGAWRVLEDNVRVPSGVSYVISNRRVMAQTLPEIFQQMRIQPVGEYPNKLLAALRASAPSGVEDPVVVVLTPGVYNSAYFEHTLLARLMGLELVEGRDLFCSGGKVYMRTTGGARRVDVIYRRVDDEFLDPLAFRADSVLGPPGLLTAARLGNVTLANAVGNGVADDKLVYTYMPDLTKYYLGEDPIIENVQTWRLEERDSLEEVLDRLDELVVKPVDGSGGKGLVVGPRASTKELADLRKRLIRDPRGWIAQPVIQLSTIPTLVDQGLRPRHADLRPFAVNDGNDVWVLPGGLTRVALPEGELVVNSSQGGGSKDTWVVGVDRPNDIRALNTNSHVSSVVAGQTSGDSGFSRQQEQQQQSNQEAQNNA; encoded by the coding sequence ATGGGAGATCTATTCGAGAAATATCCCGTTGCGGTGCAAACCGATTCGGGGGATGGACGCGCGGGCAAGTTACCGGCGTTCGATGAAATGTTTGCGTCTGCTGGGCAAGTGCGGCCGAGTTACAAAAAGATTCACGAGACCCTGGCCTCGATGACTCAGGATGAGCTGCGGGGCCGAACCAACGCCCTGGCCGATTCTTACTTGGCCCAAGGTGTGACCTTTGACTTTGCCGGCGAGGAGCGCCCGTTTCCGCTAGATGCTGTTCCGCGAGTAATCGAGAAGAACGAGTGGAACTCGCTCGAGTCCGGAATCAAGCAGCGAGTGAAAGTCCTCGAGGCATTTCTAGCTGACATTTACGGCTCGCAAAACGCCATTCGTGACGGGGTTATACCCGCTGCACTGGTTGCATCATCGGCCCACTATCACCGCGCTGCCCACGGAATTGACCCGGCAAACGGTGTGCGCATTCAGGTCAGCGGCATTGACCTGGTGCGTGACGAGTATGGAGCCTGGCGTGTGCTCGAAGACAATGTGCGAGTGCCATCTGGCGTCTCTTACGTGATCTCAAACCGTCGAGTTATGGCGCAGACGCTGCCCGAGATTTTTCAACAGATGCGTATTCAGCCGGTTGGTGAATACCCAAATAAGCTGCTCGCGGCCCTTAGGGCCTCAGCGCCATCGGGGGTTGAAGACCCGGTGGTTGTAGTGCTCACGCCAGGTGTTTATAACAGCGCCTACTTTGAGCACACCTTGCTTGCTCGACTCATGGGTCTTGAGCTGGTCGAGGGCCGCGACTTATTCTGCTCGGGTGGCAAGGTCTACATGCGTACCACCGGGGGTGCCCGCCGAGTAGACGTTATCTATCGACGCGTGGATGACGAGTTCTTGGACCCACTGGCTTTCCGAGCGGACTCAGTGCTTGGGCCGCCAGGTTTGCTAACCGCTGCGCGACTGGGCAACGTGACCCTGGCAAACGCAGTTGGCAATGGTGTTGCCGACGACAAGTTGGTTTACACCTACATGCCAGACCTCACCAAGTACTACCTTGGCGAAGATCCAATCATCGAAAACGTACAGACCTGGAGACTGGAAGAGAGAGACAGTCTCGAGGAAGTGCTTGATCGATTGGATGAACTGGTTGTCAAACCGGTTGACGGGTCAGGTGGCAAGGGATTGGTGGTTGGTCCTCGAGCCAGCACCAAGGAGCTTGCCGATCTTCGCAAACGATTAATTCGCGATCCGCGCGGATGGATTGCCCAGCCGGTAATTCAGCTGTCAACCATTCCAACGTTGGTCGACCAGGGTTTGCGCCCTCGTCACGCAGACCTTCGACCATTTGCTGTAAACGACGGCAACGATGTTTGGGTTTTGCCTGGTGGCCTAACCCGCGTAGCTCTCCCCGAAGGAGAGCTAGTTGTTAATTCATCTCAGGGTGGTGGTTCCAAGGACACCTGGGTCGTCGGCGTAGACCGGCCCAACGACATCCGTGCACTCAACACCAACTCACACGTTTCATCTGTAGTTGCCGGCCAGACCTCTGGCGATTCGGGATTCTCGCGTCAACAGGAACAGCAGCAGCAGTCCAATCAGGAGGCGCAGAACAATGCTTAG